The genomic interval TAAGATGCTTTTTAGGAGCAAAAGTATTGTCTTCATAAGATGTAATCAACCCTGTACTCGTTACTGCTTTCACGTATGGTATAGCCCAAAAACTTATATTATCAATGTCTTTAAATTCTAGTTCATATTCGCTATTCTTTACATCAAAAGCTCTTGCTATAAATGCACTCATTTCTTCTCTAGTAACCATAGAATTAGGGTTGAATTTACCATTGCTACCTTCAATAATCCCCTTTTTATACAAATCAATTATGTAATCTACGGCCCAGTTATCTTCAATGTCATCGAATGGATATACACCGTTTTTAACATCACCAACTTTTACTATCCAATTTCGTACTATCCATCCTTCTTTATTCCCTTCTCTTTCTTTAACCTTATACCAGAAAAAACCATCCTTTAATACAGGTCCATCTATTATATTTAAAAGAGTCTTATCATCAAACTTACTTATTTCTCTGCCAGCAGGAGCATCTCTAAGTGTAAGTGAGTTACTAACATCTACCTCTACTAAATCTCCCTTTTCATATAATATTATGTCTCCATAATGATGGTCTTTAGGAGTATCGAAGACTAGATTCTTTGAAGGCAATCCTCGTTTAAGGAGTAATTTAGGGTCTATAGGTGTAATTTTTTGTCCATATTCTTTTTCTGCCACCATATATATTAATTGTTGGTAGGTATGTTTTTTAGTCCATGTTCTATATTTATATGGAACCATATTAGGATTGTTACTTTCAACCCACCCATTATATGCCCACAGTGCAAAATACCAATGCTCTAGTATATTAGGATTCATATCTCCAATTCTTGGAAGTCTATCGTTAGCCATTTTCCACTTCATGAGTAAGACATCTGCTCCAGCTTCAATATTATAAGTTATATCATATTTTAATCTGTGACTATCATACATTCCATATGCATTATGTATCTGCATAAGTCCTATACTTCCACTTCTTCCAGTATACACCGAACCATCTGGATTAAACTGTTTAAATACACTTTCAACCCTTGCTATTGACTTAAGTATTACAGAAG from Caldisalinibacter kiritimatiensis carries:
- a CDS encoding S-layer homology domain-containing protein, with the translated sequence MFKRFIAFLIAIFIVTSMVLSQPIYADSITLNPPRDVLEKKIEEVAKLRGIPSVILKSIARVESVFKQFNPDGSVYTGRSGSIGLMQIHNAYGMYDSHRLKYDITYNIEAGADVLLMKWKMANDRLPRIGDMNPNILEHWYFALWAYNGWVESNNPNMVPYKYRTWTKKHTYQQLIYMVAEKEYGQKITPIDPKLLLKRGLPSKNLVFDTPKDHHYGDIILYEKGDLVEVDVSNSLTLRDAPAGREISKFDDKTLLNIIDGPVLKDGFFWYKVKEREGNKEGWIVRNWIVKVGDVKNGVYPFDDIEDNWAVDYIIDLYKKGIIEGSNGKFNPNSMVTREEMSAFIARAFDVKNSEYELEFKDIDNISFWAIPYVKAVTSTGLITSYEDNTFAPKKHLTREEAAVIISRLFNDTENDIETESSSLQFNDIKDLSPSSLKAIKIVYNKGIMSGKSELKFCPKDYLTRAEVSKILHTLLNMKNEINLTQQSNDEEILSEVDSTQIDDKSKENNNIEEKTTDNKSDDKSKEQEKMRSGD